One Candidatus Binatia bacterium DNA segment encodes these proteins:
- the gltX gene encoding glutamate--tRNA ligase: MKVVRTRFAPSPTGMLHVGGVRTALFSWLHAKANGGTFVLRIEDTDQKRSRPEFTEGIIAAMDWLGLSPDEGPYYQSERSDVYAAALEKLLANGHAYRCTCTTEELEEQRAAAKAAGKGFAYNRHCRPGFGPGPLAERPATIRFAAPVEGEVTVEDLVKGPIVVRNAEIDDFVIARSDGTPTYQLVVTVDDIEMQISHVIRGDDHLNNTTKQIHIYLALGAELPKFAHLPQVLGKDKGRLSKRHGATDVLSYRAEGYFPDALMNFLARLGWSHGDQEIFTREEMVSLFRLEDIGQSPGVFDLEKLDWLNFEYLKNRDADQLAGDLREFLAGEGRTLPGDTVWQAKMVQVFQERARNLRELADSCTYFIDDQIEYQEKAARKHLTDESTALLAELAVQLTELASWTPDDLEMSFLDLVQRKGIKLGQLAQPVRVAMTGGTVSPGIFDVLEILGRERSLQRLQNAAGYQG, from the coding sequence GTGAAAGTCGTTCGAACTCGTTTCGCCCCGAGCCCTACCGGTATGCTGCATGTCGGTGGCGTCAGGACCGCCCTCTTCAGTTGGCTGCACGCCAAGGCCAACGGGGGCACCTTTGTTCTTCGGATTGAAGATACGGACCAAAAGCGCTCTCGACCTGAATTCACCGAGGGAATCATCGCTGCCATGGATTGGCTCGGTCTCTCCCCGGATGAGGGCCCCTACTACCAATCCGAACGCTCGGATGTCTACGCAGCGGCGTTGGAGAAGCTTCTGGCCAATGGCCACGCCTATCGATGCACTTGCACCACCGAGGAACTCGAAGAACAGAGAGCTGCCGCCAAAGCCGCCGGCAAGGGCTTTGCCTATAACCGCCATTGTCGCCCGGGTTTTGGCCCGGGGCCGCTCGCAGAACGACCGGCCACGATTCGGTTTGCGGCGCCGGTGGAGGGCGAAGTCACCGTCGAGGATCTGGTCAAGGGGCCGATCGTCGTCCGCAACGCGGAGATCGACGATTTTGTGATCGCTCGCTCCGACGGCACCCCGACGTATCAGCTGGTCGTCACGGTCGATGATATCGAGATGCAGATCTCGCACGTAATTCGGGGCGATGATCATCTCAACAACACCACCAAGCAAATTCATATCTATCTCGCGCTCGGTGCCGAGCTCCCGAAATTCGCGCACCTTCCGCAGGTATTGGGCAAAGACAAGGGGCGCCTTTCCAAGCGTCACGGAGCCACAGATGTCCTGAGCTACCGAGCCGAGGGCTATTTCCCGGACGCGCTGATGAACTTTCTCGCCCGCCTTGGGTGGTCCCACGGTGATCAGGAGATTTTCACCCGCGAGGAAATGGTCTCTCTCTTTCGCCTCGAGGATATCGGGCAGTCACCAGGCGTCTTCGATTTGGAAAAACTGGATTGGTTGAACTTCGAATACTTGAAAAACCGCGACGCGGATCAACTAGCCGGCGACCTTCGCGAGTTCCTCGCGGGCGAGGGCCGCACCCTTCCCGGAGATACCGTCTGGCAGGCGAAGATGGTGCAGGTCTTTCAGGAGCGGGCGCGTAATTTACGTGAACTCGCGGATAGCTGCACTTATTTTATCGATGACCAAATCGAATATCAGGAAAAGGCAGCCCGCAAGCACCTGACCGACGAGAGTACCGCCTTGCTGGCGGAACTGGCGGTACAGTTGACGGAGTTGGCGTCGTGGACGCCCGACGACCTCGAAATGAGTTTTCTCGATCTGGTACAGCGCAAGGGGATCAAACTGGGTCAACTCGCGCAGCCAGTTCGGGTTGCGATGACCGGCGGCACCGTGAGCCCGGGTATTTTCGACGTCCTGGAGATCCTCGGTCGGGAGCGTTCCCTGCAGCGGTTGCAGAATGCGGCTGGCTATCAGGGTTGA
- a CDS encoding response regulator, with protein sequence MSLKRILVVEDNEDNRRILLYRLKKISEFEIVEASNGEEAVAAVQASAPDLIFMDLKMPVMDGWEATRRIRALPDGASIPIIALTAQAMAGDEQKALANGCNDYLAKPVVDPELVREKISRYLPLPPAG encoded by the coding sequence ATGTCGCTAAAACGAATTTTGGTAGTCGAAGATAACGAAGACAACCGCCGCATCCTCCTTTACAGACTCAAGAAAATCTCCGAGTTCGAGATTGTCGAAGCGTCCAATGGCGAGGAAGCCGTTGCTGCTGTTCAGGCCTCGGCGCCCGATTTGATCTTCATGGATCTGAAAATGCCCGTGATGGACGGCTGGGAGGCCACCCGGAGAATTCGCGCCCTTCCGGATGGTGCATCCATCCCGATCATCGCACTCACGGCGCAAGCCATGGCCGGGGACGAGCAGAAAGCTCTTGCGAACGGCTGCAATGACTACCTCGCCAAACCGGTAGTCGACCCCGAGCTCGTGCGGGAAAAGATATCCCGATACTTGCCTCTGCCACCGGCAGGCTGA
- a CDS encoding TraR/DksA C4-type zinc finger protein: MVEEPAELTPTQFAELRDALESQISGLEDQLDRGGNFVRPVELDQSSVGRLSRMDALQQQAMAQATREKLRLRLELTRQACRAVEAGTYGMCGSCEEPVGYQRLSAYPEAPLCVECQGGKR, translated from the coding sequence TCGCCGAATTGCGAGATGCGCTCGAGAGCCAAATTAGCGGGCTCGAAGACCAACTGGATCGCGGCGGCAACTTCGTGCGGCCGGTCGAGCTGGACCAAAGCTCGGTAGGCAGACTCTCACGCATGGATGCGCTGCAGCAGCAGGCGATGGCTCAGGCGACCAGAGAGAAGTTGCGTCTGCGCCTCGAACTCACGCGACAGGCATGTCGTGCGGTCGAGGCCGGTACGTACGGGATGTGCGGAAGTTGCGAGGAGCCGGTTGGTTATCAGCGGCTCTCTGCCTACCCGGAAGCGCCACTTTGCGTCGAGTGCCAGGGAGGGAAGCGATGA
- a CDS encoding cupin-like domain-containing protein, with the protein MQVRRIPAPRSLAGLEDLVATGEPAVFPQETVYNELSEAGRQEPARLLQLLQQRAGDRKLSVAEIPAEADGLLTHTGRGGLAAAWTPVEASLDDVLGRMLADPVDVARVLIHGAPVDEVLPELATLMRLPILPEVAGRLWLGTARGIDLSFDAFESLRWLFLGSMRVYLFPPSVGPEMQIGALEGSHLNTPISRLDPESSSSALPPGGLVVDLVPGEVLFVPTYWWHCFRTARAFGLINHSWTDLDGRAAKAAHATFWQAVLAIRELPEAHRAHYGRLLDAIVFRRGGDPYQHLAAEEQGLAGAPNEERRLELRRRALHEAARMAREALRDGEQS; encoded by the coding sequence ATGCAAGTTCGAAGAATTCCAGCCCCTCGCAGCCTTGCCGGTCTCGAGGACCTCGTGGCCACGGGGGAGCCTGCGGTCTTTCCGCAGGAAACCGTTTATAACGAACTGAGCGAGGCCGGTCGTCAGGAACCGGCAAGGCTTCTGCAACTTCTCCAACAACGGGCTGGCGATCGTAAGTTGAGCGTGGCCGAGATTCCGGCCGAGGCTGACGGCTTGCTCACGCATACTGGACGCGGCGGTCTTGCCGCGGCGTGGACGCCCGTAGAAGCGTCGCTCGACGATGTTCTCGGACGCATGCTCGCCGATCCCGTGGATGTCGCTCGTGTGCTGATCCACGGCGCCCCCGTGGACGAAGTGCTGCCAGAGCTCGCGACACTCATGCGTCTCCCGATTCTGCCGGAGGTTGCAGGGCGTTTATGGTTGGGAACCGCCCGCGGGATCGATCTCAGTTTCGATGCGTTTGAGTCCCTTCGTTGGCTCTTCCTCGGAAGCATGAGAGTCTATCTCTTCCCGCCCTCTGTAGGGCCCGAGATGCAGATAGGCGCTCTCGAGGGATCCCATCTCAACACTCCGATTTCCCGGCTGGATCCCGAATCGAGCTCATCCGCTCTGCCGCCGGGCGGGCTCGTTGTGGATCTCGTGCCCGGTGAGGTGCTTTTTGTGCCGACTTATTGGTGGCATTGCTTCCGAACGGCTCGGGCCTTCGGTTTGATCAACCACTCATGGACCGATCTCGACGGTCGGGCTGCAAAGGCAGCCCACGCGACGTTCTGGCAGGCCGTTCTTGCCATCCGCGAACTACCCGAGGCACACCGCGCGCATTACGGTCGGCTTTTGGATGCGATCGTTTTCCGGAGAGGCGGGGATCCCTACCAGCACCTTGCGGCGGAGGAACAAGGTCTCGCTGGCGCTCCTAACGAGGAGCGGCGACTTGAGCTCAGGCGGCGGGCGCTTCATGAAGCGGCCCGCATGGCCCGTGAAGCACTCCGCGATGGTGAGCAGAGCTAG
- a CDS encoding NAD(P)-binding domain-containing protein: MRTDPHCCIIGAGCSGFTAAKALQDRGLSFDILEMSDVIGGNWAYKNSNGHSACYESLHIDTSKHRMAFADFPIPEHLPDFPHHSEIFEYFNAYVDHFGLRSKIEFETCVQEVAPLPEDRWAVRIRCPDGSEQTREYDAVLVSNGHHWKPRMPEFEGQETFEGIQMHAHSYLNPSTPENLQGKRIVVVGMGNSAMDIASELSQRSVAGRLWVSARRGVWILPKYIHGRVADKATMPGWIPLRLQRMIARPLLKRVLGRMEDYGLQKPDHEPLDAHPSVSGEFLTRVGCGDILPRPDIRRLSAHGVEFADGTSEEVDAIIYATGYDVSFPFLSEDLIRPEDNYLPLFKRIWSPGLPSLLFLGLAQPLPTLVNLAEQQMKLIGDYLAGNYALPLRSEMEATIVREERQYLGHFYDSARHRMQIDFNKYVWDLGRERRRGGRRRRQP; this comes from the coding sequence ATGAGAACGGACCCTCATTGCTGTATCATCGGGGCGGGATGTTCCGGGTTCACGGCAGCAAAGGCGCTTCAGGACCGTGGCCTGTCCTTCGATATTCTCGAGATGTCCGACGTCATCGGCGGGAACTGGGCCTACAAAAATTCGAATGGCCACTCGGCGTGTTACGAGTCGCTTCATATCGACACTTCAAAACACCGGATGGCGTTTGCCGATTTTCCGATTCCGGAACACTTGCCCGACTTTCCCCACCACTCTGAAATCTTCGAATATTTCAACGCCTACGTGGACCATTTCGGTTTACGCTCCAAAATAGAGTTCGAGACTTGCGTTCAGGAGGTGGCGCCGCTTCCGGAGGATCGCTGGGCGGTTCGTATCCGCTGCCCGGATGGATCGGAACAAACTCGAGAATACGATGCCGTGTTGGTCAGCAACGGTCATCATTGGAAGCCCCGGATGCCGGAATTCGAAGGACAGGAAACTTTCGAAGGCATTCAGATGCACGCGCATTCGTATTTGAACCCGTCAACGCCCGAAAATCTGCAGGGGAAACGAATCGTCGTGGTGGGCATGGGAAACTCCGCGATGGACATTGCATCCGAATTGTCGCAGCGATCGGTAGCCGGGCGGCTTTGGGTCTCGGCGCGACGTGGCGTCTGGATCCTGCCGAAATATATTCACGGCCGAGTTGCGGACAAGGCCACCATGCCCGGTTGGATCCCCTTGCGCCTGCAGCGGATGATCGCCAGACCATTACTGAAACGAGTGCTCGGACGCATGGAGGATTACGGGCTCCAAAAGCCTGACCATGAACCCCTCGACGCCCACCCCTCGGTCTCGGGCGAATTCCTGACCCGGGTTGGTTGCGGCGATATCCTGCCACGGCCCGATATTCGCCGGCTTTCGGCCCACGGGGTGGAATTCGCCGACGGCACTTCCGAGGAGGTAGACGCCATCATCTATGCGACGGGCTACGACGTCAGCTTTCCGTTTTTGAGCGAAGATCTGATTCGCCCGGAAGACAACTATCTTCCTCTCTTCAAGCGCATCTGGAGCCCGGGTTTGCCGAGCCTCCTATTTCTCGGACTGGCCCAACCGCTGCCTACGCTGGTCAACCTGGCAGAACAGCAGATGAAGCTGATCGGCGATTATCTGGCCGGGAATTACGCGCTCCCCTTAAGGTCCGAAATGGAAGCGACCATCGTTCGGGAGGAACGGCAGTACCTCGGCCACTTTTACGATTCCGCCCGACACCGAATGCAAATTGATTTCAACAAATACGTCTGGGATCTCGGCCGCGAGCGGCGCCGCGGTGGTCGCCGCCGCCGACAGCCGTAA
- a CDS encoding CrcB family protein, translated as MSLDIFAAVVCGGFLASILRFRWTESETPFPRYTLSANIVGSFAMGLILTGWEPTGFWRGLWITGFCGTLTTFSAFAWQTVALAERRHLLQALGYLILTTVLSVLGGWGGVLLGRQL; from the coding sequence TTGAGCCTCGATATTTTCGCAGCGGTCGTCTGCGGCGGTTTCCTCGCTTCGATCCTCCGATTTCGCTGGACCGAGAGTGAAACCCCATTCCCCCGGTACACCCTGTCTGCCAATATCGTCGGCTCCTTCGCGATGGGCCTCATCCTGACGGGCTGGGAACCCACGGGGTTCTGGCGGGGCCTGTGGATCACGGGTTTTTGCGGGACGCTGACCACTTTCTCGGCCTTCGCCTGGCAGACCGTGGCTCTGGCGGAAAGGCGGCACCTCCTGCAGGCTTTGGGTTACCTCATCCTGACGACTGTCCTTTCGGTCCTCGGGGGATGGGGCGGCGTCCTTCTGGGACGTCAGCTCTAG
- a CDS encoding CrcB family protein, with the protein MQTRGKQLLSVGAGGATGALVRELLGHVDGMPPEIGILFANMLGCGLIGLVLHIEHRLHPHVREFNAAGFCGGLTTVSGWSLVLVRYLAADEFGQATFFAVIGLVSGIVALLVGRLLAAGIESVFLQLGRQP; encoded by the coding sequence ATGCAAACGCGAGGCAAGCAACTTCTCTCGGTCGGTGCGGGCGGGGCTACAGGAGCCCTGGTCCGGGAGCTGTTGGGTCATGTCGACGGTATGCCCCCCGAGATCGGCATCCTGTTTGCCAACATGCTCGGCTGTGGTCTGATTGGCTTGGTGCTGCATATTGAGCACCGCTTGCACCCGCATGTTCGGGAATTCAATGCAGCCGGTTTCTGTGGAGGGTTGACCACGGTTTCCGGTTGGAGTCTTGTGCTCGTTCGATACCTGGCCGCCGACGAATTTGGTCAGGCGACCTTTTTCGCCGTGATCGGACTGGTCTCCGGGATTGTCGCACTTCTAGTCGGGAGACTCCTGGCGGCCGGGATCGAGAGTGTTTTCCTGCAACTCGGGAGGCAGCCTTGA
- a CDS encoding HIT family protein produces MDCIFCRIVAGEIPGEVVAETDEILAFLDVMPLADGHVLVIPKMHARIVEELPEQTAGALMQVASRVSAALCREFGAAGTTMGINNGAETGQTVPHVHLHVVPRFAGDGAGSLHSAFPGFAKDPNPLPEIAERLRQRLSGPTGA; encoded by the coding sequence ATGGATTGTATCTTTTGCCGAATTGTTGCTGGCGAGATCCCCGGCGAGGTAGTCGCGGAAACGGATGAGATTCTCGCGTTTCTCGACGTCATGCCCCTGGCGGACGGGCACGTCCTGGTGATTCCCAAGATGCATGCGCGGATCGTCGAGGAACTTCCCGAGCAAACCGCTGGGGCCTTGATGCAGGTCGCCAGTCGCGTCTCGGCAGCGCTCTGTCGCGAATTCGGCGCCGCCGGCACCACCATGGGGATCAATAATGGCGCCGAGACCGGGCAGACAGTGCCCCACGTGCATCTGCATGTGGTGCCGCGGTTTGCCGGCGATGGTGCCGGTAGCCTCCACTCGGCCTTCCCCGGATTCGCCAAAGATCCCAATCCGCTTCCCGAAATTGCCGAACGTCTTCGGCAGCGACTCTCGGGTCCGACCGGCGCTTAG
- a CDS encoding peroxiredoxin, whose protein sequence is MPIKEGETIPAVGLVEMVEGAPTPVQSTELGAGRKIVIFAVPGAFTPTCSAKHVPGFLKNTAALRAKGVEEIVCVSVNDAFVMNAWGEAQGVGSDIRMVADGNGDLASALGLEMDGSKFGMGTRSQRFAMILQDNRVEKLLVESGPGLSASSAESVLEHLAG, encoded by the coding sequence ATGCCGATTAAAGAAGGTGAAACGATTCCCGCAGTTGGTTTGGTCGAGATGGTGGAGGGCGCACCGACACCCGTGCAATCGACAGAACTTGGTGCCGGCCGGAAGATTGTGATCTTTGCCGTGCCGGGTGCTTTCACGCCGACCTGCTCGGCGAAGCATGTCCCCGGGTTCTTGAAGAATACAGCGGCCCTGCGCGCCAAGGGCGTCGAAGAGATCGTGTGTGTCTCCGTCAACGACGCTTTTGTGATGAATGCCTGGGGCGAAGCCCAGGGCGTCGGCAGCGACATCCGAATGGTTGCGGACGGCAATGGAGACCTCGCCTCGGCGTTGGGCCTTGAGATGGACGGCTCCAAGTTCGGGATGGGAACGCGATCGCAACGTTTTGCAATGATTCTGCAGGACAATCGGGTGGAGAAGCTTCTGGTCGAATCGGGACCCGGACTCTCGGCTTCCAGCGCAGAAAGCGTCCTCGAACACCTCGCGGGCTAA